The Kitasatospora paranensis genome has a window encoding:
- a CDS encoding DeoR/GlpR family DNA-binding transcription regulator, with the protein MSRYERWNALLELLAEQGRLEVEEAAEALQVSAATIRRDLDQLARQQMVTRTRGGAVAHHVSYDLPLRYKTARHADAKQRIAAAVAGLVSPGEVVGLNGGTTTTEVARALAVRTDLTERPESGAGQGLTVVTNALNIANELTVRPQVKIVVTGGVARPQSYELIGPLAGLLLGELTLDVTVLGVDALDVVHGATAHHEGEAGVNRLLADRARRVVVAADSSKLGQRAFARICGVEAIETLVTDAGAGEDVTRAFTEAGLQVITV; encoded by the coding sequence ATGTCCAGGTACGAGCGGTGGAACGCACTGCTGGAACTCCTCGCCGAGCAGGGCCGGCTGGAGGTCGAGGAAGCCGCCGAGGCCCTGCAGGTCTCGGCCGCCACCATCCGGCGCGACCTCGACCAGCTGGCCCGTCAGCAGATGGTCACCCGCACCCGCGGTGGGGCGGTCGCGCACCACGTCTCGTACGACCTGCCGCTGCGCTACAAGACTGCGCGGCACGCCGACGCCAAGCAGCGGATCGCCGCCGCGGTCGCCGGCCTGGTCTCGCCCGGCGAGGTGGTCGGCCTGAACGGCGGCACCACCACCACCGAGGTCGCGCGGGCGCTCGCCGTTCGGACGGACCTGACCGAGCGCCCCGAGAGCGGCGCCGGCCAGGGTCTCACCGTGGTCACCAACGCGCTGAACATCGCCAACGAGCTGACCGTCCGCCCGCAGGTCAAGATCGTGGTCACCGGTGGCGTCGCCCGGCCGCAGTCCTACGAGCTGATCGGCCCGCTCGCCGGGCTGTTGCTCGGCGAGCTGACCCTCGACGTCACGGTGCTCGGCGTGGACGCCCTCGACGTGGTGCACGGGGCCACTGCCCACCACGAGGGCGAGGCCGGGGTGAACCGGCTGCTCGCCGACCGGGCCCGCCGGGTGGTGGTCGCCGCCGACTCCTCCAAGCTCGGCCAGCGCGCCTTCGCCCGGATCTGCGGGGTGGAGGCCATCGAGACCCTGGTCACCGACGCCGGCGCCGGGGAGGACGTGACGCGCGCCTTCACGGAGGCGGGCCTCCAGGTGATCACGGTCTGA
- a CDS encoding extracellular solute-binding protein produces the protein MNTPARPRPLRGSCRAGLAAATAAALLLTGCGALGSLDGTVTLKLVAADYGDNEENSTAHFWSDVAQRFEQANPGIKVSVDLQSWTDIDRHVADLIKAGHTPDLVQTGGFADQVAAGRLYPATDVLSIDTQANMIDAFARAGQVLGSQYGIPFVASTRVFFYNKTMFAKAGITAPPTTWDELRHDAELIKAKVPGVTPYALPLGPEEAQAESMIWAMGGGGGLADNAGNYTFDSPQNQATFAWLRTNLVQRRLTYADPAATDRKTAFNDFAAGKVAMLNGHPGLISKAAAAKVDYGTAAIPRRDASVRDATFGVADWIMAFKANGHRAEIKKFLNLLYQEQNQLEFDEQYNLLPVTQDTRQEMTSNGRHADLTEFLNALPTANFYPYGDPAWDKVSGMVKKQIGGAVKDGGDQALAALQTAASAEAARARRQ, from the coding sequence TTGAACACTCCTGCCCGGCCGCGCCCGCTGCGCGGCTCCTGTCGCGCCGGCCTCGCCGCCGCGACCGCCGCCGCCCTGCTCCTCACCGGCTGCGGCGCCCTCGGCAGCCTCGACGGCACGGTGACCCTCAAGCTGGTCGCCGCCGACTACGGCGACAACGAGGAGAACAGCACCGCGCACTTCTGGTCCGACGTGGCGCAGCGCTTCGAACAGGCCAACCCCGGCATCAAGGTCTCCGTCGACCTGCAGAGCTGGACGGACATCGACCGCCACGTCGCGGACCTGATCAAGGCCGGCCACACCCCCGACCTGGTGCAGACCGGCGGCTTCGCCGACCAGGTCGCTGCCGGCCGGCTCTACCCCGCCACGGACGTGCTCTCCATCGACACCCAGGCGAACATGATCGACGCCTTCGCCCGGGCCGGCCAGGTGCTCGGCAGCCAGTACGGCATCCCGTTCGTCGCCTCCACCCGGGTCTTCTTCTACAACAAGACCATGTTCGCCAAGGCCGGCATCACCGCCCCGCCCACCACCTGGGACGAGCTGCGGCACGACGCCGAACTGATCAAGGCCAAGGTGCCCGGGGTCACCCCGTACGCGCTGCCGCTCGGGCCCGAGGAGGCCCAGGCCGAGTCGATGATCTGGGCCATGGGCGGGGGCGGCGGCCTCGCCGACAACGCCGGCAACTACACCTTCGACAGCCCGCAGAACCAGGCCACCTTCGCCTGGCTGCGCACCAACCTCGTACAGCGCCGGTTGACCTACGCGGACCCGGCCGCCACCGACCGCAAGACGGCCTTCAACGACTTCGCCGCCGGCAAGGTCGCCATGCTCAACGGCCACCCCGGCCTGATCAGCAAGGCCGCCGCAGCGAAGGTCGACTACGGTACGGCGGCCATCCCGCGCCGCGACGCCTCCGTCCGCGACGCCACCTTCGGCGTCGCCGACTGGATCATGGCGTTCAAGGCCAACGGCCACCGCGCGGAGATCAAGAAGTTCCTCAACCTGCTGTACCAGGAGCAGAACCAGCTCGAGTTCGACGAGCAGTACAACCTGCTCCCGGTCACCCAGGACACCCGCCAGGAGATGACCTCCAACGGGCGGCACGCCGACCTGACGGAGTTCCTCAACGCCCTGCCCACCGCCAACTTCTACCCGTACGGCGACCCGGCCTGGGACAAGGTCAGCGGCATGGTCAAGAAGCAGATCGGCGGAGCGGTCAAGGACGGCGGCGACCAGGCACTGGCCGCGCTGCAGACCGCCGCGTCGGCCGAGGCCGCCCGGGCCCGCCGGCAGTGA
- a CDS encoding cupin domain-containing protein, with protein sequence MTFVLHVPDAELEPEPLDPAQIVSGTPEVTGRVLWSSPDGRELRGLWQITPGVVTDTEADELFVVLSGRATIEVEGGPTLEVGPGDAAVLRAGDRTTWTVHETLRKAYALTVA encoded by the coding sequence ATGACCTTCGTCCTGCACGTCCCCGACGCCGAGCTGGAGCCCGAGCCGCTCGACCCCGCCCAGATCGTCTCCGGCACGCCGGAGGTGACCGGCCGGGTGCTGTGGAGCTCCCCGGACGGCCGCGAGCTGCGCGGGCTCTGGCAGATCACCCCCGGGGTGGTGACCGACACCGAGGCCGACGAGCTGTTCGTGGTGCTCAGCGGCCGGGCCACCATCGAGGTCGAGGGCGGCCCGACGCTGGAGGTGGGCCCGGGCGACGCCGCGGTGCTGCGGGCCGGCGACCGCACCACCTGGACGGTCCACGAGACGCTGCGGAAGGCCTACGCGCTGACCGTCGCCTGA
- a CDS encoding DUF3263 domain-containing protein, translating to MADLTDRERAVLALEARPWRTAGAKERAIREELDISATRYYQLVNALLDRPEALAADPVLVNRLRRVRERRRAER from the coding sequence ATGGCCGACCTGACCGACCGCGAGCGCGCGGTCCTCGCCCTGGAGGCCCGGCCCTGGCGGACGGCCGGCGCCAAGGAACGGGCCATCCGCGAGGAGCTCGACATCTCCGCCACCCGCTACTACCAGCTGGTGAACGCCCTGTTGGACCGGCCCGAGGCGCTCGCCGCCGACCCCGTCCTGGTGAACCGGCTGCGCCGGGTGCGGGAGCGCCGCAGGGCCGAACGCTGA
- the otsB gene encoding trehalose-phosphatase: MGIPEEFVPRTPAGRDGLAALLSAPREAVVALDFDGTLAPIVADPDAARAHPGAAAALSRLAPRLGAVVVVTGRPAAVAVEYGGFAGVPGLEHLTVLGQYGAERWEARTGALSSPEPPPGVAALRAALPALLAAERAPEGTWTEDKGRALAVHTRRTAEPQQTLDRLRAPLAALAAEHGLVVEPGRFVLELRPPGVDKGAALTAFLAERSARTVLYAGDDLGDLAAYAAVEERRTEELPGLLVCSGPTTGEAPVRELADRADLVVPGPAGVVGLLAALGAELSPAR, translated from the coding sequence ATGGGCATTCCCGAGGAGTTCGTCCCGCGCACCCCCGCCGGCCGCGACGGCCTGGCGGCGCTGCTGTCCGCACCCCGCGAGGCGGTGGTCGCCCTCGACTTCGACGGCACACTGGCGCCGATCGTCGCCGATCCGGACGCCGCCCGGGCCCACCCCGGAGCCGCGGCCGCGCTCTCCCGGCTGGCACCGCGGCTGGGCGCCGTGGTCGTGGTGACCGGCCGCCCGGCCGCCGTCGCCGTCGAGTACGGCGGCTTCGCCGGCGTGCCCGGGCTGGAGCACCTGACCGTGCTGGGCCAGTACGGCGCCGAGCGCTGGGAGGCCCGGACGGGTGCGCTGTCCTCGCCCGAGCCGCCGCCGGGGGTGGCCGCGCTGCGCGCCGCGCTGCCCGCGCTGCTGGCCGCCGAGCGGGCGCCCGAGGGCACCTGGACGGAGGACAAGGGCCGGGCGCTGGCCGTGCACACCCGACGGACGGCCGAACCACAGCAGACTTTGGACCGGCTGCGCGCGCCGCTCGCCGCGCTGGCCGCCGAGCACGGCCTGGTGGTGGAGCCCGGCCGGTTCGTGCTGGAGCTGCGGCCGCCGGGCGTCGACAAGGGCGCCGCCCTGACCGCCTTCCTGGCCGAGCGCTCCGCGCGGACGGTGCTCTACGCCGGCGACGACCTCGGCGACCTCGCCGCGTACGCCGCCGTCGAGGAGCGCCGCACCGAGGAACTGCCCGGTCTCCTGGTGTGCAGCGGCCCGACCACCGGCGAGGCCCCCGTCCGCGAGCTCGCCGACCGGGCCGACCTCGTGGTGCCCGGCCCGGCGGGGGTGGTGGGCCTGCTGGCCGCCCTCGGGGCCGAACTCAGCCCAGCGCGTTGA
- a CDS encoding trehalose-6-phosphate synthase: MADLAFEPQQQSGAAPILVASNRGPVSFSSEDDGTLTLRRGGGGLVSGLSAIDDPTAVWVCAALGDADRQAARQAPDGRLDRAGHDVGGQAVRMLDIEPGTFARAYNGIANSTLWFVHHLLYDTPVSPVFDDRFRREWESYVAYNTAFAEALAAEAAPGAAVLVQDYHLSLAPELLRALRPDLRIGHFSHTPWAPPEYYRLLPDDVAAAVLTGILGADRAGFLTERWALAFADCCAAVLGAEVDRAALTVTHAGRTTRLGVHGLGADADFLRERAHRPDVDARLAALRESVGDRRTIVRVDRTELSKNIVRGLLAYRHLLRTRPEWRDRVVHIAFAYPSRHDLPEYREYTAAVQRIAQEIDDEFSTPDWQPLILHVNDDFPRSLAAYRLADVALVNPIRDGMNLVAKEVPVVSDAGCALVLSREAGAHAELGEDAVTVNPYDVVETAEALHRALTMPDGERADRCKRLAAAATALPPQQWFLDQLNALG, encoded by the coding sequence ATGGCCGATCTCGCGTTCGAACCCCAGCAGCAGTCCGGCGCCGCCCCCATCCTGGTGGCCTCGAACCGCGGCCCGGTGTCCTTCAGCAGCGAGGACGACGGCACGCTCACCCTGCGCAGAGGCGGTGGCGGGCTGGTCTCCGGGCTCTCCGCCATCGACGACCCGACCGCGGTCTGGGTCTGCGCGGCGCTCGGCGACGCGGACCGGCAGGCGGCGCGGCAGGCACCGGACGGCCGGCTGGACCGGGCCGGGCACGATGTCGGCGGACAGGCTGTCCGGATGCTGGACATCGAGCCGGGAACGTTCGCCCGCGCCTACAACGGCATCGCCAACTCCACGCTCTGGTTCGTCCACCACCTGCTGTACGACACCCCGGTCTCGCCGGTGTTCGACGACCGGTTCCGGCGCGAGTGGGAGTCCTACGTCGCGTACAACACCGCCTTCGCCGAGGCGCTCGCCGCGGAGGCCGCGCCCGGCGCGGCCGTGCTGGTGCAGGACTACCACCTGTCGCTCGCCCCCGAGCTGCTCCGTGCGCTCCGCCCGGACCTGCGGATCGGCCACTTCTCGCACACCCCGTGGGCCCCGCCCGAGTACTACCGGCTGCTGCCGGACGACGTCGCCGCCGCCGTGCTGACCGGCATCCTCGGCGCCGACCGGGCCGGCTTCCTCACCGAGCGGTGGGCGCTGGCGTTCGCCGACTGCTGTGCCGCCGTCCTCGGCGCCGAGGTCGACCGCGCCGCGCTGACCGTGACCCACGCGGGCCGGACGACCCGGCTGGGCGTGCACGGCCTGGGCGCCGACGCCGACTTCCTGCGGGAGCGCGCGCACCGGCCCGACGTGGACGCCCGGCTCGCCGCGCTGCGCGAGTCGGTCGGCGACCGGCGGACGATCGTCCGGGTCGACCGCACCGAGCTGAGCAAGAACATCGTCCGCGGCCTGCTCGCCTACCGGCACCTGCTGCGCACCAGGCCCGAGTGGCGCGACCGGGTCGTGCACATCGCGTTCGCCTACCCGTCCCGGCACGACCTGCCGGAGTACCGCGAGTACACCGCCGCCGTGCAGCGGATCGCGCAGGAGATCGACGACGAGTTCTCCACGCCCGACTGGCAGCCGCTGATCCTGCACGTCAACGACGACTTCCCGCGGTCGCTGGCGGCCTACCGGCTGGCCGACGTGGCGCTGGTGAACCCGATCCGGGACGGCATGAACCTGGTGGCCAAGGAAGTCCCGGTGGTCTCCGACGCCGGCTGCGCGCTCGTGCTGTCCCGCGAGGCGGGGGCGCACGCCGAGCTCGGCGAGGACGCCGTCACGGTCAACCCGTACGACGTCGTGGAGACCGCGGAGGCCCTGCACCGGGCGCTGACCATGCCGGACGGCGAGCGCGCCGACCGGTGCAAGCGGCTCGCCGCGGCCGCCACCGCGCTGCCCCCGCAGCAGTGGTTCCTGGACCAGCTCAACGCGCTGGGCTGA
- the thrC gene encoding threonine synthase, producing MATATPAPSDVTTAVDLGPATALSCRECGARSPLGPDFACPECFGPLEIAYDYSGYEAEELRKRIEAGPASIWRYAPLLPVPADVADKPNLNPGWTPLVKADNLGRELGFTAQLHVKDDSGNPTHSFKDRVVACAIEAARAFEFTTLSCSSTGNLAGAVGAAAARAGFNSCVFIPHDLEQGKIVMAGVYGGALVGIDGNYDDVNRFCSELIGDPAGEGWGFVNVNLRPYYGEGSKTLAFEICEQLGWRLPEQIVIPIASGSQLTKIDKGLQELIRLGLVEDRPYRIFGAQAEGCSPVSAAFKAGRDVIRPVKPDTIAKSLAIGNPADGPYVLDIARRTGGAVEDVTDAEVVEAIKLLARTEGIFAETAGGVTIGVLKKLVETGQLDPSKETVAINTGDGLKTLDAVADAGLTTTIRPTLESFRAAGLV from the coding sequence ATGGCTACCGCTACCCCTGCACCCTCCGACGTGACCACCGCCGTCGACCTCGGCCCCGCCACCGCGCTGTCCTGTCGCGAGTGCGGCGCCCGCTCCCCGCTCGGCCCGGACTTCGCCTGTCCGGAGTGCTTCGGCCCGCTGGAGATCGCGTACGACTACAGCGGGTACGAGGCCGAGGAGCTCCGCAAGCGCATCGAGGCCGGCCCGGCCAGCATCTGGCGCTACGCCCCGCTGCTGCCCGTCCCCGCGGACGTCGCCGACAAGCCCAACCTCAACCCCGGCTGGACCCCGCTGGTCAAGGCCGACAACCTGGGCCGCGAGCTCGGCTTCACCGCCCAGCTGCACGTCAAGGACGACTCCGGCAACCCGACGCACTCCTTCAAGGACCGGGTCGTGGCCTGCGCCATCGAGGCCGCCCGGGCGTTCGAGTTCACCACCCTCTCCTGCTCCTCCACCGGCAACCTGGCCGGCGCGGTCGGCGCGGCCGCCGCCCGGGCCGGCTTCAACTCCTGCGTGTTCATCCCGCACGACCTGGAGCAGGGCAAGATCGTCATGGCCGGGGTGTACGGCGGTGCGCTGGTCGGCATCGACGGCAACTACGACGACGTGAACCGGTTCTGCTCCGAGCTGATCGGCGACCCGGCCGGCGAGGGCTGGGGCTTCGTCAACGTCAACCTCCGCCCCTACTACGGCGAGGGCTCCAAGACGCTGGCCTTCGAGATCTGCGAGCAGCTCGGCTGGCGGCTCCCCGAGCAGATCGTGATCCCGATCGCGTCCGGCTCCCAGCTCACCAAGATCGACAAGGGCCTGCAGGAGCTGATCAGGCTCGGCCTGGTCGAGGACCGCCCCTACCGGATCTTCGGCGCCCAGGCCGAGGGCTGCTCCCCGGTCTCCGCGGCCTTCAAGGCCGGCCGCGACGTGATCCGCCCGGTCAAGCCGGACACCATCGCGAAGTCGCTGGCGATCGGCAACCCGGCCGACGGCCCGTACGTGCTGGACATCGCCCGCCGCACCGGCGGCGCCGTCGAGGACGTCACGGACGCCGAGGTGGTCGAGGCCATCAAGCTGCTCGCCCGCACCGAGGGCATCTTCGCCGAGACCGCCGGCGGCGTCACGATCGGCGTGCTCAAGAAGCTGGTCGAGACCGGGCAGCTCGACCCGTCCAAGGAGACCGTCGCGATCAACACCGGCGACGGCCTGAAGACCCTGGACGCAGTCGCCGACGCGGGCCTGACCACCACCATCCGCCCGACGCTGGAGTCCTTCCGCGCCGCCGGCCTCGTCTGA
- a CDS encoding MoaD/ThiS family protein, which translates to MSANVRIPTILRTYTGGSAEVTAEGATLAAVIADLEQNHAGIAARLLDDAGKLRRFVNVYVNDDDVRFAEGLETEIKDGANVSIIPAVAGGC; encoded by the coding sequence ATGAGCGCCAACGTCCGCATCCCGACCATCCTGCGCACCTACACCGGCGGTTCGGCCGAGGTCACCGCCGAGGGCGCCACCCTGGCCGCCGTCATCGCGGACCTGGAGCAGAACCACGCCGGCATCGCCGCGCGCCTGCTCGACGATGCGGGCAAGCTGCGCCGCTTCGTCAACGTCTACGTCAACGACGACGACGTGCGGTTCGCCGAGGGTCTGGAGACCGAGATCAAGGACGGCGCCAACGTGTCGATCATCCCGGCGGTGGCCGGCGGCTGCTGA
- a CDS encoding cold-shock protein, whose product MAQGTVKWFNAEKGYGFIAVDGGADVFVHYSAIQMDGYRTLEEGQRVEFEISQGQKGPQADMVRAAAA is encoded by the coding sequence ATGGCTCAGGGCACCGTCAAGTGGTTCAACGCGGAGAAGGGCTACGGCTTCATCGCGGTCGACGGTGGTGCGGACGTGTTCGTCCACTACAGCGCGATCCAGATGGACGGCTACCGCACCCTCGAGGAGGGCCAGCGGGTCGAGTTCGAGATCTCCCAGGGACAGAAGGGTCCGCAGGCGGACATGGTCCGCGCCGCTGCGGCCTGA
- the groL gene encoding chaperonin GroEL (60 kDa chaperone family; promotes refolding of misfolded polypeptides especially under stressful conditions; forms two stacked rings of heptamers to form a barrel-shaped 14mer; ends can be capped by GroES; misfolded proteins enter the barrel where they are refolded when GroES binds): MAKIIAFDEEARRGLERGMNQLADAVKVTLGPKGRNVVLEKKWGAPTITNDGVSIAKEIELEDPYEKIGAELVKEVAKKTDDVAGDGTTTATVLAQALVREGLRNVAAGANPMALKRGIEKAVAAVSDQLLAQAKDVETKEQIASTASISAADTQIGELIAEAMDKVGKEGVITVEESNTFGLELELTEGMRFDKGYISAYFATDLERMETSFEDPYILIANSKISSVKDLLPLLEKVMQSGKPLVIIAEDVEGEALSTLVVNKIRGTFKSVAVKAPGFGDRRKAMLGDIAILTGGTVISEEVGLKLENAGLDLLGTARKVVITKDETTIVDGGGDSDQVAGRVNQIRAEIENSDSDYDREKLQERLAKLAGGVAVIKAGAATEVELKERKHRIEDAVRNAKAAVEEGIVAGGGVALLQAGVAFDKLELEGDEATGANIVKVALEAPIKQIATNAGLEGGVVVEKVRNLPAGHGLNAATNEYVDLIASGIIDPAKVTRSALQNAASIAALFLTTEAVIADKPEKAAAAAGGGMPGGDMDF, encoded by the coding sequence ATGGCCAAGATCATCGCCTTTGATGAGGAAGCTCGCCGCGGCCTTGAGCGCGGTATGAACCAGCTTGCCGACGCAGTGAAGGTCACGCTCGGCCCCAAGGGTCGCAACGTCGTTCTGGAGAAGAAGTGGGGCGCCCCCACGATCACCAACGACGGTGTCTCCATCGCCAAGGAGATCGAGCTCGAGGACCCGTACGAGAAGATCGGTGCCGAGCTCGTCAAGGAGGTCGCCAAGAAGACGGACGACGTCGCGGGTGACGGCACCACCACCGCCACCGTGCTCGCCCAGGCGCTCGTCCGCGAGGGTCTGCGCAACGTCGCCGCCGGCGCCAACCCGATGGCCCTGAAGCGCGGCATCGAGAAGGCCGTCGCCGCCGTCTCCGACCAGCTCCTGGCCCAGGCCAAGGACGTCGAGACCAAGGAGCAGATCGCCTCCACCGCCTCGATCTCCGCCGCCGACACCCAGATCGGCGAGCTCATCGCCGAGGCGATGGACAAGGTCGGCAAGGAAGGCGTCATCACCGTCGAGGAGAGCAACACCTTCGGTCTGGAGCTCGAGCTCACCGAGGGCATGCGCTTCGACAAGGGCTACATCTCCGCGTACTTCGCGACCGACCTGGAGCGGATGGAGACCTCGTTCGAGGACCCCTACATCCTCATCGCCAACTCCAAGATCTCCTCGGTCAAGGACCTCCTCCCGCTGCTGGAGAAGGTCATGCAGAGCGGCAAGCCGCTCGTCATCATCGCCGAGGACGTCGAGGGCGAGGCCCTGTCGACCCTGGTCGTGAACAAGATCCGTGGCACCTTCAAGTCCGTCGCCGTCAAGGCCCCGGGCTTCGGTGACCGCCGCAAGGCCATGCTCGGCGACATCGCCATCCTCACCGGTGGCACCGTCATCTCCGAGGAGGTCGGCCTCAAGCTCGAGAACGCGGGCCTGGACCTGCTCGGCACCGCCCGCAAGGTCGTCATCACCAAGGACGAGACCACCATCGTGGACGGTGGCGGCGACAGCGACCAGGTCGCCGGCCGCGTGAACCAGATCCGCGCCGAGATCGAGAACAGCGACTCGGACTACGACCGCGAGAAGCTCCAGGAGCGCCTCGCCAAGCTGGCCGGCGGCGTGGCCGTCATCAAGGCCGGCGCGGCGACCGAGGTCGAGCTCAAGGAGCGCAAGCACCGCATCGAGGACGCCGTCCGCAACGCGAAGGCCGCCGTCGAGGAGGGCATCGTCGCCGGTGGTGGCGTCGCGCTGCTGCAGGCCGGTGTCGCCTTCGACAAGCTGGAGCTGGAGGGCGACGAGGCCACCGGTGCCAACATCGTCAAGGTTGCGCTGGAGGCCCCGATCAAGCAGATCGCGACCAACGCCGGCCTCGAGGGCGGCGTCGTGGTGGAGAAGGTGCGCAACCTTCCCGCCGGCCACGGCCTGAACGCCGCGACCAACGAGTACGTCGACCTGATCGCGTCGGGCATCATCGACCCGGCCAAGGTCACGCGCTCCGCGCTGCAGAACGCCGCCTCCATCGCGGCGCTCTTCCTCACCACCGAGGCCGTCATCGCCGACAAGCCGGAGAAGGCCGCTGCGGCCGCCGGCGGCGGCATGCCGGGCGGTGACATGGACTTCTGA
- a CDS encoding DUF4031 domain-containing protein → MILVDPPTWPGHGELWSHLVSDVSYEELHAFAALLGAPARAFERDHYDIPAPWYEKAVALGARPVGSRELVARLTAAGLRRRKASLRDG, encoded by the coding sequence GTGATCCTCGTCGACCCCCCGACCTGGCCCGGCCACGGGGAGCTCTGGTCGCACCTGGTGAGCGACGTGTCGTACGAGGAACTGCACGCCTTCGCCGCGCTGCTCGGCGCGCCCGCCCGCGCCTTCGAACGGGATCACTACGACATCCCGGCCCCCTGGTACGAGAAGGCCGTCGCCCTCGGCGCCCGCCCGGTCGGCAGCCGCGAGCTCGTCGCCCGGCTGACCGCGGCCGGGCTGCGGCGGCGCAAGGCTAGCCTTCGAGACGGCTGA
- a CDS encoding copper homeostasis protein CutC, giving the protein MSRPIVEVIALTAQDARAAEAGGADRLELVTDMAADGLTPSVADFAAIRAAVALPLRVMLRIRDGFTPGDLDELLARVAVLRAEGAEEFVLGFLDADGAVDLAATTAVAEAVAGCRWTFHRAIDHSADRAAVRAAVADLPGLDTFLTSGAPAGVDAGQGVLEGERAKAGEPGYCQRILVGGGLRAEHVPGLLAAGFDAFHIGGAVRVDGWTTPVDTAKVAAWRTLVDG; this is encoded by the coding sequence ATGTCTAGACCAATCGTCGAAGTCATCGCGCTGACCGCTCAGGACGCCCGCGCCGCCGAAGCCGGCGGCGCCGACCGCCTCGAACTGGTCACCGACATGGCCGCCGACGGGCTGACCCCCTCGGTGGCCGACTTCGCCGCCATCCGGGCCGCCGTCGCCCTCCCGCTCCGGGTGATGCTCCGGATCCGGGACGGGTTCACCCCCGGCGACCTCGACGAGCTGCTCGCGCGGGTCGCCGTGCTGCGCGCCGAGGGCGCCGAGGAGTTCGTCCTCGGCTTCCTCGACGCCGACGGCGCGGTCGACCTCGCGGCCACCACCGCCGTGGCCGAGGCGGTGGCCGGCTGCCGCTGGACCTTCCACCGGGCCATCGACCACAGCGCCGACCGGGCGGCCGTGCGCGCCGCCGTCGCCGACCTGCCCGGGCTGGACACCTTCCTGACCTCCGGCGCGCCGGCCGGCGTCGACGCCGGGCAGGGCGTCCTGGAGGGCGAACGCGCCAAGGCGGGCGAGCCCGGCTACTGCCAGCGGATCCTGGTCGGCGGCGGTCTGCGCGCCGAGCACGTCCCCGGGCTGCTCGCGGCCGGCTTCGACGCCTTCCACATCGGCGGCGCCGTGCGGGTCGACGGCTGGACGACCCCGGTGGACACCGCCAAGGTCGCCGCCTGGCGCACCCTCGTCGACGGCTGA